The Halosimplex litoreum genome has a window encoding:
- a CDS encoding anthranilate synthase component II: MTEPSAPGVGSVPSVDPDTGAPADDDRLAADATAADRVEGMTVLVVDNYDSFAYNLVQYVGEVVTTTDWLPEVADGEVVVRRNDAVDIPGIREIDPDAIVVSPGPGTPQEAGVSMPVFRELSYPTLGVCLGHQALCAVAGAPVGHAEAVVHGKPSTIDHDGRGVFRALPDRFEVGRYHSLAVERADLPDVLEESAHTAEEDDVVMGVRHRERPHVGVQFHPESILTEHGKRMVETFCRMALEGSL; the protein is encoded by the coding sequence ATGACTGAGCCGTCCGCCCCGGGCGTCGGGAGCGTCCCGTCCGTCGACCCCGACACCGGCGCCCCCGCCGACGACGACCGCCTCGCCGCCGACGCCACCGCGGCCGACCGCGTCGAGGGGATGACCGTCCTCGTCGTCGACAACTACGACTCGTTCGCCTACAACCTCGTCCAGTACGTCGGGGAAGTGGTCACGACGACCGACTGGCTCCCCGAGGTCGCCGACGGCGAGGTGGTCGTCCGCCGCAACGACGCGGTCGATATCCCGGGGATACGCGAGATCGACCCCGACGCGATCGTGGTCTCCCCGGGTCCGGGGACGCCCCAGGAGGCCGGCGTCTCGATGCCGGTCTTCCGGGAGCTGTCGTATCCGACCCTCGGCGTCTGCCTCGGTCACCAGGCGCTGTGTGCGGTCGCCGGCGCGCCCGTCGGCCACGCCGAGGCGGTCGTCCACGGCAAGCCCTCGACGATCGACCACGACGGTCGCGGGGTCTTCCGGGCGCTTCCCGACCGCTTCGAGGTCGGCCGCTACCACTCGCTGGCCGTCGAACGGGCGGACCTACCCGACGTGCTCGAAGAGTCCGCCCACACCGCCGAAGAGGACGACGTGGTGATGGGCGTGCGCCACCGCGAGCGTCCCCACGTCGGCGTCCAGTTCCACCCCGAGAGCATCCTCACCGAACACGGCAAACGGATGGTCGAGACGTTCTGCCGGATGGCGCTGGAGGGGTCGCTGTGA
- a CDS encoding aminotransferase class IV, with the protein MSDDSSDAALTYHVNGDLVPADEATVSVRDRGFMYGDGAFETLRIYGGAPFEWAAHRDRLHRTAQTLGFADAVPEDLRERVDATLAANDLDEAYCKVSVTRGVQPGKLTPDTDVDPTVVVYVAPLGRGGVEGSPVWDEPATVQTVRTRRPPAESLPADAKTHNYLPGILARLELRRAATDDFSADEAVMRTTDGLLAEGATSNLFFVDSGTLKTPSEDVPILPGVTRSVAIELAESEGFSVRTGKYTLDDLRDADEVFCTNSTWEIRPVTSVDGIDVRVGPMTRLLSRLFDERVERAHYGGVDGEGAEGESGGEGA; encoded by the coding sequence GTGAGCGACGACTCCTCGGACGCCGCCCTCACCTACCACGTGAACGGCGACCTCGTCCCCGCAGACGAAGCGACCGTCTCCGTCCGCGATCGGGGGTTCATGTACGGCGACGGCGCCTTCGAGACGTTGCGGATCTACGGCGGCGCCCCCTTCGAGTGGGCCGCTCACCGCGACCGCCTCCACAGGACCGCCCAGACGCTCGGGTTCGCCGACGCCGTCCCCGAAGACCTGCGCGAGCGAGTCGACGCGACGCTGGCCGCCAACGATCTCGACGAGGCCTACTGCAAGGTGTCGGTGACCCGTGGCGTCCAACCGGGGAAACTCACGCCCGACACCGACGTGGACCCGACGGTCGTCGTCTACGTCGCGCCGCTGGGACGGGGCGGCGTCGAGGGCTCGCCCGTCTGGGACGAGCCGGCGACGGTCCAGACCGTCCGAACTCGGCGGCCGCCCGCCGAGTCGCTGCCAGCCGACGCGAAGACGCACAACTACCTCCCCGGGATCCTCGCTCGCCTCGAACTTCGACGGGCGGCCACCGACGACTTTTCGGCAGACGAGGCGGTGATGCGAACGACCGACGGCCTCCTCGCCGAGGGCGCGACGAGCAACCTCTTTTTCGTCGACAGCGGGACGCTGAAGACGCCCAGCGAGGACGTGCCGATCCTCCCCGGCGTGACGCGGTCGGTCGCGATCGAACTGGCCGAGTCCGAGGGGTTCTCGGTCCGGACGGGGAAATACACGCTCGACGACCTGCGCGACGCCGACGAGGTCTTTTGCACCAACTCAACCTGGGAGATCCGACCCGTCACCAGCGTCGACGGCATCGACGTGCGCGTCGGTCCGATGACGCGGCTGCTCTCGCGGCTGTTCGACGAGCGCGTCGAGCGCGCCCACTACGGCGGCGTCGACGGCGAAGGCGCTGAAGGCGAGAGCGGCGGCGAGGGCGCGTAG
- a CDS encoding saccharopine dehydrogenase family protein, with product MADLLVYGSYGYTGRLIVEEATDRGLDVVVAGRDRNAVENQAIRRGCEERVFALDEPRLLDLALEAVEAVLNCAGPFVETADPMVEGCLRTGTDYLDITGEIEVFERLAAEDERADDEGVTVLPGVGFDVVPTDCLAAHLVERLPDADRLALGFEAAGGISPGTAKTAVRALGGSGAVRRNGRIESSSIGGETRRIDFGRGERTAMAVPWGDVSTAYRTTGVGDIAVYTAVPSWVPRAARLGSILGPLAGAGPVRSLLESLVDARVDGPDERVRREGTSHVWGEAETDDGERAVSRLVAPETYRLTKLTAAEIAERVVAGEAPTGFQTPAGAFGPDLILDIEGVERTDEPVEERS from the coding sequence ATGGCAGACCTGCTCGTCTACGGGTCCTACGGCTACACCGGGCGGTTGATCGTCGAGGAGGCGACCGACCGCGGCCTCGACGTGGTCGTCGCCGGCCGAGACCGCAACGCCGTCGAGAACCAGGCGATCCGACGGGGCTGCGAGGAGCGCGTGTTCGCCCTCGACGAGCCGCGACTGCTGGATCTGGCGCTGGAAGCGGTCGAGGCGGTTCTCAACTGCGCCGGGCCGTTCGTCGAGACCGCCGACCCGATGGTCGAGGGCTGTCTCCGGACCGGCACGGACTACCTCGACATCACCGGCGAGATCGAGGTGTTCGAGCGGCTCGCAGCCGAGGACGAGCGGGCAGACGACGAGGGGGTCACGGTCCTCCCGGGCGTCGGGTTCGACGTCGTCCCGACGGACTGCCTGGCGGCGCACCTCGTCGAGCGACTCCCCGACGCCGACCGGCTCGCGCTGGGGTTCGAGGCGGCCGGCGGGATCTCGCCGGGGACGGCGAAGACGGCCGTCCGCGCGCTCGGCGGGAGCGGGGCCGTCCGGCGGAACGGTCGCATCGAGTCGAGCTCCATCGGGGGCGAGACGCGCCGGATCGACTTCGGCCGCGGGGAGCGGACCGCGATGGCGGTCCCGTGGGGCGACGTGTCCACGGCCTACCGGACGACCGGGGTCGGCGATATCGCGGTCTACACCGCCGTCCCGTCGTGGGTCCCGCGAGCGGCCCGGCTCGGCAGTATTCTCGGGCCCCTGGCCGGTGCCGGCCCGGTCCGGTCGCTGCTGGAGTCGCTGGTCGACGCGCGCGTCGACGGTCCCGACGAGCGCGTGCGGAGGGAGGGGACGAGCCACGTTTGGGGGGAGGCCGAGACCGACGACGGCGAGCGAGCGGTCTCGCGGCTCGTCGCGCCCGAAACCTACCGACTGACGAAACTGACGGCCGCGGAAATCGCCGAACGCGTCGTCGCCGGCGAGGCGCCGACCGGCTTTCAGACGCCGGCGGGCGCGTTCGGCCCGGACCTGATCCTCGATATCGAGGGCGTCGAGCGGACCGACGAACCCGTCGAGGAGCGGTCGTAG
- a CDS encoding class I SAM-dependent methyltransferase: MGHHTFPAEEADRLEDAARRYRSCSAEELLWALDPAPDDAVVDLGSGTGFFTDDVAPHAGTVYALDVQEAMHDRYREKGVPENVELVTSGADELPFDDDALDGAFSTMTYHELPAETVGELARVLRPGGRVTIVDWTAEGAGERGPPVDERYDADHAAAAFEAAGFSVDFRATRSDTFLFVATLDGE, encoded by the coding sequence ATGGGTCACCACACGTTCCCGGCCGAGGAGGCCGACCGACTGGAAGACGCCGCGCGCCGGTATCGTAGCTGTTCGGCGGAGGAACTGCTCTGGGCGCTCGACCCCGCCCCCGACGACGCGGTCGTCGACCTGGGGAGCGGGACGGGCTTTTTCACCGACGACGTCGCGCCCCACGCCGGGACGGTCTACGCCCTCGACGTGCAGGAAGCGATGCACGACCGCTATCGGGAGAAGGGCGTCCCCGAGAACGTCGAACTCGTCACGAGCGGCGCCGACGAGCTACCGTTCGACGACGACGCGCTGGACGGCGCGTTTTCGACGATGACCTACCACGAACTCCCCGCCGAGACGGTCGGCGAACTCGCACGCGTCCTACGACCGGGCGGCCGGGTCACGATCGTCGACTGGACCGCCGAGGGGGCGGGCGAACGCGGTCCGCCCGTCGACGAACGCTACGACGCCGACCACGCCGCCGCCGCGTTCGAGGCGGCCGGCTTCTCCGTCGACTTCCGGGCGACCCGTTCGGACACCTTCCTGTTCGTCGCGACGCTGGATGGAGAGTGA
- a CDS encoding endonuclease V: MKIVRSEFVPDASLSRGDMETLQREIAETSVFEDDLPFDAATVCGGDRDDDTVTDDAQTSLADATDSGDGAADATGEPPLVAGVDQAFVDDHAVSAVVCLRGGAVVERVYAVEPVAIPYIPGLLSFREGTAILSAFDALSREPDVALVDGSGRIHFREAGIATHVGVTLDLPTVGVAKNLLCGTPRESLDRKLPRGSRVAIEADADVETAEPGTRIGDAVQTRQFENSDRYVNPLIVSPGHRVSADTAADVVLACADGYKLPEPTRLADAYADEVKAEVRENLG; encoded by the coding sequence GTGAAGATCGTCCGCTCCGAGTTCGTCCCCGACGCCTCGCTCTCGCGGGGGGACATGGAGACCCTCCAGCGAGAGATAGCCGAGACGTCCGTCTTCGAAGACGATCTTCCGTTCGACGCCGCGACCGTCTGTGGCGGCGATAGGGACGACGACACCGTCACCGACGACGCACAGACCAGCCTCGCCGACGCGACCGACAGCGGGGACGGAGCCGCAGACGCGACCGGCGAGCCGCCGCTGGTCGCCGGCGTCGACCAGGCGTTCGTCGACGACCACGCCGTCAGCGCCGTCGTCTGCCTGCGCGGCGGCGCGGTGGTCGAGCGCGTCTACGCCGTCGAACCCGTCGCGATCCCGTACATCCCGGGGCTGCTGAGCTTCCGGGAGGGGACGGCGATCCTCTCGGCGTTCGACGCCCTCTCCCGCGAGCCCGACGTCGCCCTCGTCGACGGCAGCGGGCGCATCCACTTCCGCGAGGCCGGCATCGCGACCCACGTCGGCGTCACCCTCGACCTGCCGACGGTGGGCGTCGCCAAGAATCTGCTCTGTGGCACGCCTCGCGAATCGCTCGACCGGAAGCTCCCCCGGGGTTCCCGCGTCGCCATCGAGGCCGACGCGGACGTAGAGACCGCCGAGCCCGGGACTCGCATCGGCGACGCCGTCCAGACCCGACAGTTCGAGAACTCCGACCGGTACGTCAACCCCCTGATCGTCAGCCCCGGTCACCGCGTGAGTGCCGACACCGCCGCCGACGTGGTGCTCGCCTGCGCCGACGGCTACAAGCTCCCCGAACCCACCAGGCTCGCCGACGCCTACGCCGACGAGGTCAAGGCCGAGGTCCGCGAGAACCTGGGCTGA
- a CDS encoding rhomboid family intramembrane serine protease, with protein sequence MSRCDECGKQENMPYQCRHCGGTYCAEHRLPENHGCPGLDSWDDPGGVFDSGFDDSVADDSGGGGLSDRLGIDTGPGGPLGYFRGNMTYAFLGLMWVTFFLQLVVDLIAPELVEPIFVLSPAHPEYVWTWFTSIFAHGGFGHIAINSIVIFFFGRIVEDYVGSRDFTLLFLGSGALAGLGQVGFQIYQYGGIPAPGPGVAGVIGASGAGLAIMAVLTVLNPNLTVYLYFLLPVPLWLLTVGYTGYTVFQILSTGIGAGGTAQLAHLLGLGIGLLYGQHVKGRRRVPDQLQFGAGGRGPGGPGGPGGPGGRGPF encoded by the coding sequence ATGTCGAGGTGCGACGAGTGCGGCAAGCAGGAGAACATGCCGTACCAGTGTCGCCACTGCGGCGGCACCTACTGTGCTGAACACCGCCTCCCCGAGAACCACGGCTGTCCGGGGCTGGACAGCTGGGACGACCCCGGCGGGGTCTTCGATAGCGGCTTCGACGACAGCGTCGCCGACGACTCCGGCGGCGGCGGCCTGAGCGACCGCCTCGGGATCGACACCGGTCCCGGCGGCCCGCTGGGCTACTTCCGCGGGAACATGACCTACGCCTTCCTCGGGCTCATGTGGGTCACGTTCTTCCTGCAACTGGTGGTCGACCTGATCGCGCCGGAACTCGTCGAACCGATCTTCGTACTCTCACCGGCCCACCCCGAGTACGTCTGGACGTGGTTCACCTCCATCTTCGCCCACGGCGGCTTCGGCCACATCGCCATCAACAGCATCGTGATATTCTTCTTCGGCCGGATCGTCGAGGACTACGTCGGGTCGCGCGATTTCACCCTCCTCTTCCTCGGCAGCGGCGCGCTCGCCGGCCTCGGTCAGGTGGGTTTCCAGATCTACCAGTACGGCGGGATCCCCGCGCCGGGCCCTGGTGTCGCCGGCGTCATCGGCGCCAGCGGCGCGGGGCTGGCCATCATGGCCGTGCTCACCGTTCTCAACCCCAACCTCACGGTGTACCTGTACTTCCTGCTCCCGGTGCCGCTGTGGCTGCTGACCGTCGGCTACACCGGCTACACCGTCTTCCAGATCCTTTCGACCGGCATCGGCGCCGGCGGCACCGCACAGCTCGCCCACCTCCTCGGGCTCGGGATCGGCCTGCTGTACGGCCAGCACGTCAAGGGCCGGCGTCGCGTCCCCGACCAGTTACAGTTCGGCGCCGGCGGCCGCGGCCCCGGCGGTCCGGGTGGCCCCGGCGGTCCCGGCGGCCGCGGCCCGTTCTGA
- a CDS encoding response regulator: MNETSTEPRVLIVDDEAEVADVYALRLRDEYDTETAYGGEEALEAVDEAVDVVLLDRRMPKVSGDDVLSTIRDRGLDTRVVMITAVDPDFDIVDMPFDDYLCKPVQKEDLVAAIEQQLTAGRYDDRLTEYLEVTSKIALLEAEKTEAELDDSEEVARLRDRAASIQAEMDEALAEFDDFQAAFNEISRHAE, encoded by the coding sequence GTGAACGAGACGAGCACCGAGCCGCGGGTCCTCATCGTCGACGACGAAGCGGAGGTCGCCGACGTCTACGCGCTGCGCCTCCGCGACGAGTACGACACCGAGACGGCCTACGGAGGCGAGGAGGCGCTCGAAGCCGTCGACGAGGCCGTCGACGTCGTCCTGCTCGACCGCCGCATGCCGAAAGTATCGGGTGACGACGTGCTGTCGACGATCCGCGACCGCGGACTCGATACGCGAGTCGTCATGATCACCGCGGTCGACCCGGACTTCGACATCGTCGACATGCCCTTCGACGACTACCTCTGCAAACCCGTCCAGAAAGAAGACCTGGTCGCGGCTATCGAACAGCAGCTCACCGCCGGCCGTTACGACGACCGACTCACCGAGTACCTGGAAGTCACCTCCAAGATCGCCCTCCTCGAAGCCGAGAAGACCGAGGCCGAACTCGACGATAGCGAGGAGGTCGCCCGACTGCGCGACCGCGCCGCGTCGATCCAGGCCGAGATGGACGAGGCGCTCGCCGAGTTCGACGACTTCCAGGCCGCGTTCAACGAGATCAGCCGCCACGCGGAGTGA
- a CDS encoding CAP domain-containing protein translates to MVDVDVNKPTLLVAGGGAVVLVVVAVLVGAALSQPNAPVTGDPSTATAVDATDLPTLEPTAAGTAVGTTTGVAGTETPTPYPTLTPTPTPTPTPTATPALTDLPADAFDEREIERLVGEYINDRRASAGLDPLRVEGQGADRLTEMARGHSVQMADQGEAIHRVDGVTSAERYRDYELYDRCGWSSPDGNTLRTADDNALEAVGRTIAGEPYRNNGTRRFNGDESAVARAIVDSWWNTSTYRPRLSYPNADEVGVGVEITRRNDVFVTVDVC, encoded by the coding sequence ATGGTGGACGTAGACGTGAACAAGCCGACGCTGCTGGTGGCGGGGGGCGGCGCGGTCGTGCTGGTCGTCGTCGCGGTGCTCGTCGGCGCCGCCTTGAGCCAGCCGAACGCGCCGGTGACGGGGGATCCTTCGACGGCGACCGCGGTCGACGCGACCGACTTGCCGACGCTGGAACCGACTGCGGCGGGGACGGCAGTGGGAACCACGACGGGGGTGGCGGGGACCGAGACGCCGACGCCGTACCCGACGCTCACGCCGACACCGACACCGACGCCCACGCCGACCGCGACGCCCGCGCTCACCGACCTGCCGGCCGACGCGTTCGACGAACGGGAGATCGAACGCCTCGTCGGCGAGTACATCAACGACCGCCGGGCGAGCGCGGGGCTCGATCCGCTGCGCGTCGAGGGCCAGGGGGCCGACCGACTCACCGAGATGGCCCGGGGCCACAGCGTCCAGATGGCCGACCAGGGCGAGGCGATCCACAGAGTCGACGGCGTGACCAGCGCCGAGCGCTACCGTGACTACGAACTCTACGACCGCTGTGGCTGGTCGTCACCGGACGGCAACACGCTCCGGACCGCCGACGACAACGCCCTCGAAGCCGTCGGGCGGACGATCGCCGGCGAGCCCTACCGCAACAACGGGACCCGTCGGTTCAACGGCGACGAGAGCGCGGTGGCTCGCGCGATCGTCGACTCGTGGTGGAACACCTCGACGTACCGACCGCGACTGAGCTACCCGAACGCCGACGAGGTCGGCGTCGGCGTGGAGATCACCCGCCGAAACGACGTGTTCGTAACCGTCGACGTCTGCTGA
- the btuC gene encoding vitamin B12 ABC transporter permease BtuC: MAVRTRTAGWSAGLTGLLVAVALVSATVGPVSVPLPTVARAALNAVGVPTGLGVGSGTVALFGASATVPVPEVSYTYLFSFPVEATSETIVRRIRLPRIALAATVGFALAAAGTVMQGFFRNPMADPSIIGVSSGAAVGAVATIALSFSGPYALQTAAFVGAVVSAFVVYLVATEGGRTPTATLLLAGVAIQTLLGAVVSYLLLRAGESLEQALYWLMGGLLRNAAWTDVAVTVPVAAGCFAVLLAYGRDLNVLLLGETDAHTLGIEVERTKRILLAVSSVATAAAVAVAGSIGFVGLVVPHIMRLLVGPDHRILLPTSAVAGGAFLVATDTVARSGSVEVPVGIVTAALGAPFFLYLLRTREVHSL; encoded by the coding sequence ATGGCAGTCCGGACGCGGACCGCGGGGTGGTCGGCGGGGCTGACCGGCCTGCTGGTGGCCGTCGCGCTCGTCAGCGCCACCGTCGGTCCGGTCAGCGTCCCGCTGCCGACGGTCGCGAGAGCGGCGCTCAACGCCGTCGGCGTCCCGACGGGGCTGGGCGTCGGCAGCGGGACCGTCGCGCTGTTCGGCGCCTCGGCGACGGTGCCCGTTCCCGAGGTCTCCTACACCTACCTGTTCTCGTTCCCGGTCGAGGCGACGAGCGAGACGATCGTCCGACGGATCCGCCTGCCGCGGATCGCGCTGGCGGCGACGGTCGGGTTCGCCCTGGCCGCCGCCGGCACCGTGATGCAGGGCTTCTTCCGCAACCCGATGGCCGACCCCTCCATCATCGGCGTCTCCTCGGGCGCCGCCGTCGGCGCCGTCGCGACCATCGCCCTCTCTTTTTCGGGGCCCTACGCCCTCCAGACCGCCGCCTTCGTCGGCGCCGTCGTCAGCGCGTTCGTCGTCTACCTCGTCGCCACCGAGGGCGGACGGACGCCCACTGCGACGCTCCTGCTCGCGGGCGTCGCGATCCAGACGCTGCTGGGCGCGGTCGTCTCCTATCTCCTCCTGCGGGCCGGTGAGAGCCTCGAACAGGCGCTGTACTGGCTGATGGGGGGGCTGCTCCGCAACGCCGCCTGGACGGACGTGGCGGTGACCGTCCCCGTCGCCGCGGGCTGTTTCGCCGTCCTGCTCGCCTACGGTCGCGACCTGAACGTCCTCCTGCTCGGCGAGACCGACGCCCACACGCTCGGCATCGAGGTCGAGCGCACCAAGCGAATCCTGCTGGCGGTCTCCAGCGTCGCCACCGCCGCGGCCGTCGCCGTCGCCGGCTCGATCGGCTTCGTCGGCCTCGTCGTCCCTCACATCATGCGGCTGCTCGTCGGCCCCGACCACCGGATCTTGCTGCCGACGAGCGCCGTCGCCGGCGGCGCCTTCCTGGTCGCGACCGACACCGTCGCCCGCTCGGGGAGCGTCGAGGTCCCCGTCGGCATCGTCACCGCCGCGCTCGGTGCACCCTTCTTCCTCTATCTCCTCCGAACCCGGGAGGTGCACTCGCTGTGA
- a CDS encoding PGF-CTERM-anchored ABC transporter substrate-binding protein → MRDATAVVGAALVVLAAVGAVPAAAGAGAPASASDTGAGAASAGALADTHCTYPMTVTDATGTEVRIDEDPDRLAALAPSAAQILWSIGADDETVAIPQDYYVDYLNDTEGKTDVVNDDGSIVTEAVVGAQPDLVLAPNVVPNETVETLRSSGLTVYKFDAASDLEDVAAKIELFGQLTGNYEAAGQTSAEMRGQVQAVRDAVSGEDNPRVFFSLGAGYTAGEDTFVGQIVAAAGGDNVAAGEIDTSNGYGTLSSEVVTQNDPEWIIQNGQFGTVPNTAAFNGTTAVQEGNVVRVNRNFMTQNGPKNVQALKTIAQALHPEAYEAVDFSAVETPQPATCSTPTPTATPTPAPPTDSTPESEGAMDTDGTATATTMDTDGTATPTAESENGAGSPVGTTTSGDGPGFGAATALVALLAGALVARRDR, encoded by the coding sequence ATGAGAGACGCGACGGCAGTCGTCGGTGCGGCGCTGGTCGTGCTGGCGGCGGTGGGCGCGGTGCCCGCCGCGGCCGGTGCCGGCGCGCCAGCGAGTGCGTCGGATACGGGAGCGGGTGCGGCGAGCGCGGGTGCGCTCGCGGACACCCACTGCACGTACCCGATGACCGTCACCGACGCGACGGGAACGGAGGTACGGATCGACGAGGACCCCGACCGACTCGCCGCGCTCGCACCGAGCGCCGCCCAGATCCTCTGGAGTATCGGCGCGGACGACGAGACGGTCGCGATCCCACAGGACTACTACGTCGACTATCTGAACGACACCGAGGGCAAGACCGACGTGGTCAACGACGACGGCTCGATCGTCACCGAGGCGGTCGTCGGCGCCCAGCCCGACCTGGTGCTCGCACCGAACGTCGTCCCCAACGAGACCGTCGAGACGCTGCGCTCCAGCGGCCTGACGGTCTACAAGTTCGACGCGGCGTCGGACCTCGAAGACGTGGCAGCCAAGATCGAGCTGTTCGGCCAGCTCACCGGCAACTACGAGGCCGCGGGGCAGACGAGCGCCGAGATGCGCGGGCAGGTCCAGGCGGTCCGTGACGCCGTGAGCGGCGAGGACAACCCCCGGGTGTTCTTCTCGCTCGGCGCCGGGTACACCGCCGGCGAGGATACGTTCGTCGGCCAGATCGTCGCCGCGGCGGGCGGCGACAACGTCGCCGCCGGCGAGATCGACACCTCCAACGGCTACGGCACGCTCAGCAGCGAGGTCGTCACCCAGAACGACCCCGAGTGGATAATCCAGAACGGCCAGTTCGGCACCGTTCCGAACACCGCGGCGTTCAACGGGACCACGGCGGTCCAGGAGGGCAACGTCGTCCGCGTGAACCGGAACTTCATGACCCAGAACGGCCCGAAGAACGTCCAGGCGCTGAAGACGATCGCGCAGGCGCTCCACCCCGAGGCCTACGAAGCCGTCGACTTCTCGGCCGTGGAGACGCCCCAGCCCGCGACGTGTTCGACACCGACGCCGACCGCGACGCCGACCCCGGCCCCGCCGACGGACAGCACGCCCGAGAGCGAGGGCGCGATGGACACCGACGGGACCGCGACCGCGACGACGATGGACACCGACGGGACCGCGACCCCGACCGCCGAGTCCGAGAACGGCGCGGGGTCGCCCGTCGGAACGACCACCAGCGGCGACGGCCCCGGCTTCGGCGCGGCGACGGCGCTCGTCGCCCTGCTCGCGGGCGCGCTCGTCGCTCGGCGTGATCGGTAA
- the srp19 gene encoding signal recognition particle subunit SRP19, producing MVENVIWPAALDASCTRSEGRRVAKDLAVSEPTVDEIAQAVQQVGYDAVIERDMTYPREYEPRGRVLVKDADDASKSDLLGAVAAYLGVIRE from the coding sequence ATGGTCGAGAACGTCATCTGGCCGGCGGCGCTCGACGCCTCCTGCACGCGCAGCGAGGGGCGTCGGGTAGCGAAGGACCTCGCCGTGTCGGAGCCGACGGTCGACGAGATCGCACAGGCCGTCCAGCAGGTGGGCTACGACGCCGTCATCGAGCGCGACATGACCTACCCCCGCGAGTACGAACCCCGCGGGCGCGTCCTCGTCAAGGACGCCGACGACGCGAGCAAGAGCGACCTGCTGGGCGCTGTCGCCGCGTATCTCGGCGTCATCCGGGAGTGA
- a CDS encoding H/ACA ribonucleoprotein complex subunit GAR1, with translation MKRVGEVVRIAQHLAVVRAPDADHVDIGTPVVDENLDDLGRVVDVFGPVERPYLAVTTDDDVHLPALVGSALYAR, from the coding sequence GTGAAACGCGTCGGCGAGGTCGTCCGGATCGCCCAGCACCTCGCGGTCGTCCGCGCCCCCGACGCCGACCACGTCGACATCGGCACGCCCGTCGTCGACGAGAACCTCGACGACCTGGGGCGGGTCGTCGACGTGTTCGGGCCGGTCGAACGACCGTACCTGGCGGTCACGACCGACGACGACGTCCATCTCCCGGCGCTGGTCGGGTCGGCGCTGTACGCGCGCTGA
- a CDS encoding DUF5518 domain-containing protein has translation MVATNWRAVGAGFITIIVLGLVGAFVGPLAVFGTALGAVIGGFMAGYLAHTGVANGAWNGFLAGTIGSIVVLAALTVLGLVTSVVTLSLGGVFATVGFALAALVLIALGAIPATLGGAIGGMMTREEPTEMGSPSA, from the coding sequence ATGGTAGCAACTAACTGGCGCGCCGTCGGAGCCGGCTTCATCACCATCATCGTGCTGGGCCTCGTCGGTGCATTCGTCGGACCGCTCGCGGTGTTCGGGACCGCCCTCGGCGCGGTCATCGGTGGGTTCATGGCGGGGTACCTCGCTCACACCGGCGTCGCCAACGGCGCCTGGAACGGGTTCCTCGCCGGCACCATCGGCTCCATCGTCGTCCTCGCGGCGCTGACCGTGCTCGGCCTCGTGACCTCCGTCGTCACGCTGTCGCTCGGCGGCGTCTTCGCGACCGTCGGCTTCGCGCTCGCCGCGCTCGTGCTCATCGCCCTCGGCGCCATCCCGGCCACGCTCGGCGGCGCCATCGGCGGCATGATGACCCGCGAGGAACCCACGGAGATGGGGTCCCCGAGCGCCTGA